In Dysgonomonadaceae bacterium zrk40, one genomic interval encodes:
- the aroQ gene encoding type II 3-dehydroquinate dehydratase: MKIQIINGPNLNLLGLREPETYGSQSFDHYLDRLQAAYPAVTLTVYQSNVEGELINKIQEAGYGSDGIILNAGGYTHTSVAMRDAIKAVPAPVVEVHISNVHAREEFRHHSLLSAVCRGVIAGFGLDSYRLALEALLEANKK; this comes from the coding sequence ATGAAGATTCAAATCATCAACGGTCCCAACCTGAACCTGCTGGGTCTCCGTGAACCGGAGACCTATGGCAGCCAATCTTTTGATCACTACCTGGACAGATTGCAGGCTGCTTACCCTGCTGTCACTCTCACTGTTTACCAGTCGAATGTGGAAGGGGAGTTGATCAACAAGATCCAGGAGGCAGGTTATGGAAGCGATGGCATCATCCTCAATGCCGGGGGCTACACCCACACCTCTGTGGCCATGCGTGATGCGATCAAAGCCGTGCCCGCACCGGTTGTGGAGGTGCATATCTCCAACGTACATGCCAGGGAAGAGTTCCGTCACCACTCCCTGCTGTCGGCCGTCTGCCGCGGTGTGATAGCCGGGTTTGGCCTCGACTCCTATCGACTGGCTTTGGAAGCGTTACTGGAAGCAAACAAAAAGTAA
- the nifJ gene encoding pyruvate:ferredoxin (flavodoxin) oxidoreductase, translated as MAKQKNYLTCDGNQAAAHIAYMFSEVAAIYPITPSSTMAEYVDEWAAAGRKNIFGQPVLVQEMQSEAGAAGAMHGSLQAGALTSTFTASQGLLLMLPNMYKMAGELLPGVFHVSARALASHALSIFGDHQDVMAARPTGFALFATGSVQEVMDMSAVAHLAAIESRIPFLHFFDGFRTSHEIQKIEALTNDDLAPLINQEALKGFRDRALSPDAPVTRGTAQNDDIYFQAREASNPFYANVPDVVEKYLDKLAAVTGRKYGLFDYYGDPEAERVVIAMGSVTETIREVVDHLTAKGEKVGVVAVHLYRPFKASAFLSAVPATAKRIAVLDRTKEPGATGQPLYLDVKDCYFGKENAPEVVGGIYGLSSKDTTPSQILSVFENLSMNLPKNDFTIGIVDDVTFKSLPMKEEVAMDETTYEAKFYGLGSDGTVGANKNSIKIIGDNTDKYVQAYFAYDSKKSGGFTCSHLRFGDNAIRSTYLVNTPNFVACHVPAYLHLYDVTKGLKKNGTFLLNSVWPKEEVANHLPDNVKRYFALNNIRFYIINATVIADEIGLGNRTNTILQSAFFKISNVIPYDQAVEQMKKFIVKSYGKKGEEVVKMNFAAVDRGGDVEEVEVLPEWATLGVVETTTDDAPAFIHQVVRPVNAQRGYDLPVSAFTGREDGTWEQGTTAFEKRGVAASVPVWNPDTCIQCNQCAYVCPHATIRPFVLDESEQQGLGEGVELLKAQGKQLSGMAFRIQVDVLDCLGCGNCVDVCPGKKGEKALEMVPIGTQYDNQQNWDYMVKNVSSKAHLVDVTLNVKNTQFAKPLFEFSGACSGCGETPYIKLITQLYGDRMMIANATGCSSIYGASAPATPYTTNEEGKGPSWANSLFEDNAEFGYGFVIAHNSMRNHLSELMQKGLASDDFTAEQKDLFTQWLEKKADAEGSKEASAQLVAALTGVNHPVAQEILSMEKYLTKKSIWVFGGDGWAYDIGFGGLDHVLASGQDINILVLDTEVYSNTGGQSSKSTPTAAVAKFAAAGKRIRKKDLGMIAATYGYVYVAQVAMGANQSHYLKALKEAESYHGPSIIIAYSPCISHGLKKGMGTAQSEEKAAVECGYWHLWRYDPRLEDEGKNPFQLDSKEPDWSKFRDFLMGEVRYTQLIKSFPRQADELFDAARDNAQWRYRSYQRMAAAHYGEPAGEAVGTVEE; from the coding sequence ATGGCAAAACAGAAAAATTATTTGACCTGCGACGGGAATCAGGCTGCTGCACACATCGCCTACATGTTCAGCGAGGTGGCTGCAATCTACCCGATCACACCCTCCTCCACCATGGCGGAGTATGTGGATGAGTGGGCAGCTGCCGGGAGGAAAAACATCTTCGGGCAGCCAGTCCTGGTGCAGGAAATGCAATCGGAAGCGGGAGCTGCCGGGGCCATGCACGGATCGTTGCAGGCCGGCGCCCTCACCTCCACCTTTACCGCCTCACAGGGACTGCTGCTGATGCTGCCCAACATGTATAAGATGGCAGGGGAGTTGCTTCCGGGTGTCTTTCATGTGTCGGCACGAGCATTGGCATCGCATGCCCTTTCCATCTTCGGTGATCATCAGGATGTGATGGCTGCACGCCCCACCGGCTTCGCCCTCTTTGCTACCGGTTCGGTGCAGGAGGTGATGGACATGTCGGCGGTAGCACACCTGGCAGCAATTGAGAGTCGTATCCCCTTCCTTCATTTCTTCGACGGATTCCGCACTTCACACGAGATCCAGAAGATTGAAGCATTGACGAACGACGACCTGGCACCGCTGATCAATCAGGAAGCACTCAAAGGATTCCGCGACAGGGCCCTCTCGCCCGATGCACCCGTGACACGCGGAACAGCACAGAACGACGATATTTATTTCCAGGCACGCGAAGCCTCCAACCCATTCTATGCCAATGTGCCGGACGTGGTGGAGAAGTATCTGGATAAGTTGGCAGCCGTCACAGGCCGCAAGTATGGATTGTTCGACTACTACGGTGATCCGGAAGCGGAACGGGTGGTGATCGCCATGGGCTCTGTTACGGAAACCATCCGTGAGGTTGTGGATCATCTCACCGCCAAGGGTGAGAAGGTGGGTGTGGTAGCTGTACACCTTTACCGCCCCTTCAAGGCATCCGCCTTCCTCTCGGCAGTACCAGCCACTGCGAAAAGGATTGCGGTGCTCGACCGCACCAAGGAGCCGGGAGCTACCGGTCAGCCGCTATACCTGGATGTGAAGGACTGCTACTTTGGCAAGGAGAATGCACCGGAGGTGGTGGGCGGTATCTACGGTCTTTCATCGAAAGATACTACTCCCTCACAGATCCTCTCGGTATTCGAGAATCTCTCGATGAACCTGCCGAAGAATGATTTCACCATCGGCATCGTGGACGATGTCACTTTCAAGTCGCTCCCCATGAAGGAGGAGGTTGCGATGGATGAGACCACCTATGAGGCCAAGTTTTACGGGTTGGGTTCTGATGGTACCGTTGGTGCCAACAAGAATTCGATCAAGATCATTGGTGACAACACCGACAAATATGTGCAGGCATACTTTGCCTACGACTCCAAGAAGTCGGGCGGTTTCACCTGTTCACACCTACGTTTTGGCGACAATGCCATCCGTTCCACCTATCTGGTGAACACTCCCAATTTCGTGGCATGCCATGTGCCGGCCTATCTGCATCTTTATGATGTGACCAAGGGATTGAAGAAGAACGGTACTTTCCTGCTGAACTCAGTATGGCCCAAAGAAGAGGTGGCCAACCACCTGCCCGACAATGTGAAGCGCTACTTCGCGTTGAACAACATTCGCTTCTATATCATCAATGCGACGGTAATAGCTGATGAAATTGGCCTGGGCAACCGTACCAACACCATCCTGCAATCGGCATTCTTCAAGATCTCGAACGTGATCCCCTACGACCAGGCGGTGGAGCAGATGAAGAAATTCATTGTGAAGTCCTACGGAAAGAAGGGTGAAGAGGTGGTGAAGATGAACTTTGCTGCCGTTGATCGCGGTGGTGACGTGGAAGAGGTAGAGGTGCTGCCAGAATGGGCAACGCTGGGTGTTGTTGAGACAACAACCGATGATGCTCCTGCCTTTATCCATCAGGTGGTACGTCCCGTGAACGCTCAGCGCGGGTATGACCTTCCGGTGTCTGCTTTCACTGGACGTGAGGACGGAACTTGGGAGCAGGGGACTACAGCATTCGAGAAGCGTGGTGTAGCTGCCAGCGTACCTGTATGGAATCCTGATACTTGTATTCAGTGTAACCAATGTGCCTATGTGTGCCCCCACGCCACAATTCGTCCGTTTGTACTCGATGAATCGGAACAGCAGGGTCTGGGTGAAGGCGTTGAGTTGCTAAAGGCACAGGGTAAGCAACTGTCCGGAATGGCTTTCCGCATTCAGGTCGACGTGCTCGACTGTCTCGGTTGCGGCAACTGCGTTGATGTGTGTCCCGGCAAGAAGGGCGAGAAGGCACTTGAGATGGTGCCGATCGGTACGCAGTATGACAACCAGCAGAACTGGGATTACATGGTGAAGAATGTCTCCAGCAAGGCGCACCTGGTCGATGTGACGCTGAACGTGAAGAATACACAGTTCGCCAAACCGCTCTTTGAGTTCTCCGGAGCCTGTTCCGGTTGTGGAGAAACGCCCTACATCAAGCTGATCACACAGCTCTATGGCGACCGGATGATGATTGCCAACGCCACCGGATGTTCCTCCATCTATGGAGCTTCCGCACCGGCTACCCCCTACACCACGAACGAGGAGGGCAAGGGTCCCTCATGGGCCAACTCGCTCTTTGAGGACAATGCCGAGTTCGGTTATGGTTTCGTTATTGCACACAACAGCATGCGCAACCACCTCAGCGAGCTGATGCAGAAAGGTCTTGCATCCGATGACTTCACCGCAGAACAGAAAGATCTCTTTACCCAATGGCTGGAGAAGAAAGCTGATGCAGAGGGATCGAAAGAAGCTTCTGCACAGCTGGTGGCTGCCCTCACAGGAGTCAATCATCCCGTGGCACAGGAGATCCTCTCGATGGAAAAGTACCTCACCAAGAAATCGATCTGGGTGTTTGGTGGTGACGGCTGGGCCTATGACATCGGCTTCGGCGGTCTCGACCATGTGCTGGCCAGCGGTCAGGATATCAACATCCTGGTGCTCGACACAGAAGTCTACTCCAACACCGGAGGTCAGTCTTCCAAGTCCACACCAACGGCTGCGGTAGCCAAGTTCGCGGCAGCGGGCAAGCGGATCCGCAAGAAGGATCTAGGCATGATCGCCGCCACCTATGGCTACGTTTACGTTGCACAGGTAGCAATGGGTGCCAACCAGTCGCACTACCTCAAGGCCTTGAAAGAGGCGGAGTCCTATCACGGTCCCTCCATCATCATCGCCTACTCGCCCTGTATCAGCCATGGACTGAAAAAGGGTATGGGTACTGCACAGTCGGAAGAGAAAGCAGCGGTAGAATGCGGTTACTGGCACCTCTGGCGCTATGATCCGCGCCTGGAAGATGAAGGGAAGAACCCGTTCCAACTCGACAGCAAGGAACCGGACTGGAGCAAGTTCCGCGACTTCCTGATGGGAGAGGTGCGTTACACGCAGCTGATCAAGTCTTTCCCCCGTCAGGCCGACGAGCTGTTCGATGCAGCCCGTGATAACGCGCAATGGCGTTATCGCTCCTACCAGCGGATGGCTGCGGCGCACTATGGTGAGCCGGCCGGAGAAGCGGTAGGGACTGTTGAGGAATAA
- a CDS encoding bifunctional alpha,alpha-trehalose-phosphate synthase (UDP-forming)/trehalose-phosphatase — protein MKIVIIANRLPVKIERSEEGFTIERSEGGLATGLGSLETKAEKYWVGWPGIHTDDETERQEITEKLHELNFHPVFLSDEQISNYYEGYSNSTIWPLCHYFFSYIEYKAEYWAAYREVNALFSRESLPFIENDDIVWVQDYQLMLLPKMIRDRKPATSIGYFHHIPFPSYELFRVLPEREEVLEGLLGADLIGFHTHDYMRHFISAIYRVLNLNCNLDEITLKERIVHVDAFPMGINYEQYHEAPALPAVREKSAMLREKLSDKQVILSVDRLDYSKGILHRLDGYAQFLENNPEYHEQVSLAMIVVPSRDNVEMYAELKAKIDQAIGEINGRYARLGWSPIFYFYRSFSFEELIAMYDIADIALVTPLRDGMNLVAKEYLAAKRDQPGVLILSEMAGASIELQDALIINPNDKDEIEKAILQALTMPLEEKRERMSRMQKRIASRTVKRWANDFVKELRSIKEQNREILQKVVGKRQLTQIKSAYDEASSRLILLDYDGTLSPFVRKPEDAIPSEQLLELIRRMSADKHNKVVINSGRNHQILDKWFAGLPIDFAAEHGVFYKDDGVWHRNIMEEIEWDEEILDIIHHTIDKTPRSHLEQKDAALVWHYRNVDVWLAELRAQQLINALIGPCARLNLQIVPGNKIVEIKPPDYNKGSEVIRRLEKDTYDFVLAIGDDTTDEDMFRALPTDGISIKVGSFSPAAKYRIPLQSSVIPFLSKLIQQ, from the coding sequence ATGAAGATTGTAATCATTGCCAACAGGCTACCGGTAAAAATTGAACGTTCAGAAGAGGGATTCACCATTGAACGCAGTGAAGGAGGACTGGCTACCGGTCTCGGATCACTGGAGACCAAAGCTGAGAAGTATTGGGTTGGCTGGCCCGGCATCCACACCGACGATGAAACGGAGAGACAAGAGATCACCGAAAAGCTTCACGAGCTCAACTTCCATCCGGTTTTCCTGAGTGACGAACAGATCAGCAACTACTACGAGGGGTACAGCAACAGCACCATCTGGCCCCTCTGCCACTATTTCTTCTCTTATATTGAATACAAGGCGGAGTACTGGGCAGCATACCGCGAGGTGAACGCCCTCTTCAGCCGGGAGTCGCTCCCTTTCATCGAGAACGATGACATCGTGTGGGTACAGGACTACCAGCTGATGCTGCTGCCGAAGATGATACGCGACCGGAAACCGGCTACCAGCATCGGTTACTTCCACCACATACCCTTCCCCTCCTATGAGCTCTTCAGGGTACTCCCCGAACGGGAGGAGGTGCTGGAAGGATTGTTGGGAGCCGACTTGATCGGCTTTCACACGCACGACTACATGCGTCACTTCATCAGTGCCATCTACCGCGTGCTCAACCTGAACTGCAACCTCGACGAGATCACCCTCAAGGAGCGGATTGTACATGTGGATGCCTTCCCCATGGGAATCAACTATGAGCAGTACCACGAGGCACCCGCATTGCCTGCGGTACGCGAGAAATCGGCCATGCTCAGGGAAAAGCTGTCAGACAAGCAGGTGATCCTTTCGGTGGACCGCCTCGACTACAGCAAGGGGATCCTGCACCGGCTCGACGGGTACGCCCAGTTCCTGGAAAACAACCCTGAATACCACGAGCAGGTGTCACTGGCCATGATCGTGGTTCCCTCACGCGACAACGTGGAGATGTATGCTGAGCTGAAAGCGAAGATAGACCAGGCCATCGGCGAGATCAACGGCAGGTATGCCAGACTGGGCTGGAGCCCCATCTTCTACTTCTATCGCAGCTTCTCGTTCGAGGAGTTGATTGCCATGTATGACATCGCTGACATCGCACTGGTAACACCATTGCGTGACGGGATGAACCTGGTAGCCAAAGAGTACCTCGCCGCCAAGCGGGATCAACCGGGTGTACTCATCCTCAGCGAAATGGCTGGCGCATCCATCGAATTGCAGGATGCACTGATCATCAACCCCAACGACAAGGATGAGATCGAGAAGGCGATCCTGCAGGCGCTCACCATGCCGTTAGAGGAGAAAAGGGAACGAATGAGCCGGATGCAGAAACGGATCGCCTCCCGCACCGTGAAGCGCTGGGCAAACGATTTTGTGAAAGAGCTTCGAAGCATCAAGGAACAGAACAGGGAGATCCTGCAGAAGGTGGTGGGTAAGCGGCAGCTAACCCAAATAAAGAGCGCCTACGATGAGGCTTCTTCACGACTTATCCTACTCGACTATGATGGCACCCTCTCACCCTTCGTCAGGAAACCGGAAGATGCCATTCCCTCGGAACAGTTATTAGAACTGATCAGAAGAATGAGTGCTGACAAGCACAACAAGGTTGTGATCAACAGCGGTCGCAACCACCAGATCCTGGACAAGTGGTTCGCTGGGCTCCCTATCGACTTTGCCGCTGAACATGGTGTCTTTTACAAAGATGACGGAGTGTGGCACCGCAATATAATGGAGGAGATCGAGTGGGATGAAGAGATCCTCGACATCATTCATCACACAATCGATAAGACGCCCCGCTCGCACCTGGAGCAGAAGGATGCAGCCCTGGTATGGCATTACCGCAACGTGGATGTATGGCTGGCCGAGCTGCGTGCACAACAGTTGATCAATGCACTGATTGGCCCCTGTGCACGACTCAACCTGCAAATTGTGCCGGGCAACAAGATTGTAGAGATCAAACCACCCGATTACAACAAGGGAAGTGAAGTGATTCGTCGCCTGGAGAAGGACACTTACGACTTCGTGCTGGCGATTGGTGACGACACCACCGACGAGGATATGTTCCGCGCCCTGCCGACCGACGGTATCAGCATCAAGGTGGGCAGCTTCTCACCGGCGGCGAAGTATCGCATCCCCCTTCAATCCTCCGTGATACCGTTCCTCTCCAAACTGATACAACAATAA
- a CDS encoding mechanosensitive ion channel produces MEIIDQFISPESPLRYPLIALLFLTLFGILTLIYRQIIKMWRKRVHNSKSVLDDFIVRLFTLPGIWLIFALLLNLFSGLLSEEEQVYNVLRKISQIMLILIVGWILVQVVRALFHHWQKKFDIENPNNLEARKRLTQMNMIERIMVVTIVFLFIAIALMTIEQVRQLGMSLLASAGVAGIIIGFAAQRSFGQIFSGIQIAFTQPIRLDDVVVIEGEWGRVEEIHITYAVVRIWDERRLIVPIDYFLNNPIQNWTRSTSQILGSAMLYVSYDLPVEPLREELARIVKDDPNWDGRAQNIQVTDSREWFKELRVLVSSADSSRNWDLRVAVREKLIDFINTHYPGSFAKITAGTPSSAAPAIRQASDQGPS; encoded by the coding sequence ATGGAAATTATCGATCAATTTATCTCACCGGAAAGCCCTCTCCGTTATCCTCTCATCGCGTTACTCTTCCTGACACTCTTTGGAATCCTGACACTGATCTACAGGCAGATCATTAAAATGTGGCGCAAACGGGTCCACAATAGCAAAAGCGTGCTGGACGACTTTATCGTGCGACTCTTCACCCTTCCGGGCATATGGCTTATCTTCGCCCTGCTGCTCAACCTTTTCAGCGGACTGCTCAGCGAAGAGGAGCAGGTCTACAACGTGCTGCGCAAGATAAGCCAGATCATGCTGATCCTCATCGTCGGCTGGATCCTGGTACAGGTGGTCAGGGCTCTCTTTCACCACTGGCAGAAGAAGTTCGACATCGAGAACCCCAACAACCTGGAAGCGCGCAAGCGCCTCACCCAGATGAACATGATTGAACGGATCATGGTGGTCACCATCGTCTTCCTCTTCATCGCCATTGCACTGATGACCATTGAGCAGGTGAGACAGCTCGGGATGAGCCTGCTGGCATCGGCCGGTGTGGCCGGTATCATCATCGGCTTCGCCGCCCAGCGCAGCTTCGGACAGATCTTCTCCGGCATCCAGATTGCCTTTACACAGCCCATCAGGTTGGATGACGTGGTGGTGATCGAGGGGGAGTGGGGTCGCGTGGAAGAGATACACATCACCTACGCTGTGGTGAGGATATGGGATGAGCGGAGGCTGATCGTACCAATCGATTACTTCCTCAACAACCCGATACAGAACTGGACGCGCAGCACTTCGCAGATACTGGGCAGCGCCATGCTCTATGTCTCATACGACTTGCCGGTGGAGCCGTTGCGCGAGGAGCTGGCCCGCATCGTGAAGGATGATCCCAACTGGGATGGCAGGGCACAGAACATACAGGTGACCGACAGCAGGGAATGGTTCAAGGAACTGCGGGTTCTGGTGAGCAGTGCCGACTCCTCACGCAACTGGGACCTGCGGGTGGCCGTGCGCGAGAAACTGATCGACTTTATCAACACCCACTACCCTGGCTCATTTGCAAAGATAACCGCCGGCACACCCTCATCTGCCGCTCCGGCAATCCGGCAGGCATCTGATCAGGGCCCATCCTAA